A portion of the Choristoneura fumiferana chromosome 6, NRCan_CFum_1, whole genome shotgun sequence genome contains these proteins:
- the tty gene encoding tweety isoform X2, translating into MGASGVSDEYTPPRLSRLLHALPHINVTLHRVNDTFAPDSPVYLESLGILGSIPGAWLILTLTVLLIYLLTRCCDRKQRPPRSITALKITLMILSVLCCGAIGVGLFGNDDLHNAMLQSIQAGNQLAALVNTVKNQSSILEEAMGSRARAPLARLADALDAPVANQTALGTLLRALSTLRNNASAAASAADNLRRPLAALNLDAFMKRAWVWELGRWAGGMAGWCCGGVVCVALLAAAARRSRRALLLLCVGALGALVACWLAGALLAAGAVAAADACQDPAAALANYAPHKLPLDMVHYYLSCKVSRENILTAELRNAQRAVVAVRQALAVLARGAPQLFNDPGLQPALGALGAGTGEAERALVSLSGALECRMARAYFVAGARAACDAGLQALSLQLLAAIAAGFLFTAIVLVDSHAWIYINTKRAGTGEEQAPFLSSGGSSACSRTLPRPAPFPNGKPPSYSAAVQLCDLGERERPRVRMSGSATLGRGAHAHGGGAELGGAATLGRHNGKYATLSKQCKTLESNDFY; encoded by the exons ATGGGCGCTTCGGGCGTGTCTGACGAGTACACGCCGCCGCGGCTGTCCCGGCTGCTGCATGCGCTGCCGCACATTAACGTGACGCTTCATCGCGTCAATGACACCTTCGCGCCGGACTCCCCCGTCTACCTGGAG AGCCTGGGCATCCTTGGCTCGATCCCGGGAGCGTGGCTCATCCTCACTCTGACCGTGCTGCTCATCTACCTCCTCACGCGATGTTGCGACCGCAAGCAGCGCCCGCCCAGGAGTATCACTGCTCTCAAG ATAACGCTGATGATTCTGTCGGTGCTGTGTTGCGGAGCGATCGGCGTGGGCCTCTTCGGCAACGATGACCTCCACAACGCGATGCTACAGAGCATCCAGGCCGGGAACCAGCTGGCGGCGCTAGTCAATACCGTCAAGAACCAG TCGAGTATCCTGGAGGAAGCCATGGGGTCCCGAGCGCGCGCGCCATTGGCCCGCTTGGCTGATGCGTTGGACGCGCCGGTCGCCAACCAGACGGCATTGGGCACGTTGCTCCGCGCGTTGTCCACGTTGCGGAACAATGCATCCGCGGCTGCTTCCGCCGCCGACAACTTGAGGAGGCCGCTCGCTGCACTCAACCTGGACGCTTTTATGAAG CGAGCGTGGGTGTGGGAGCTGGGCCGCTGGGCGGGCGGCATGGCGGGCTGGTGCTGCGGCGGCGTGGTGTGCGTGGCGctgctggccgccgccgcgcgtcGCTCGCgccgcgcgctgctgctgctgtgt GTGGGCGCACTGGGCGCCCTGGTGGCGTGCTGGCTGGCGGGGGCGCTGCTGGCAGCGGGGGCTGTGGCCGCGGCCGACGCGTGCCAGGACCCCGCCGCCGCGCTCGCCAACTACGCGCCGCATAAGCTGCCGCTTGAC ATGGTGCACTACTACTTGTCGTGCAAGGTGTCCCGCGAGAACATCCTGACGGCGGAGTTACGCAACGCGCAGCGCGCCGTGGTCGCCGTGCGGCAAGCACTGGCCGTGCTGGCACGGGGCGCGCCGCAGCTGTTCAACGACCCAG GACTGCAGCCGGCGCTGGGCGCGCTGGGCGCGGGCACGGGCGAGGCGGAGCGCGCGCTCGTGTCCCTCAGCGGAGCCCTGGAGTGCCGCATGGCGCGTGCGTACTTCgtcgccggcgcgcgcgccgcctgcgACGCCGGCCTGCAG GCGCTGTCGCTTCAACTGCTGGCTGCGATTGCAGCTGGGTTCCTCTTCACAGCCATTGTGCTAGTCGATTCTCACGCTTGGATATACATTAACACCAA GCGAGCAGGCACCGGCGAGGAGCAAGCGCCGTTCCTATCAAGCGGCGGCAGCAGCGCGTGCAGTCGCACCCTCCCCCGCCCCGCGCCCTTCCCCAACGGCAAGCCGCCCAGCTACAGCGCCGCCGTGCAGCTGTGCGACCTCGGCGAGCGCGAGCGGCCCCG CGTCCGTATGTCGGGTTCGGCGACGCTGGGGCgcggcgcgcacgcgcacggCGGGGGAGCGGAGCTGGGCGGCGCGGCGACGCTGGGCCGCCATAACGGGAAATACGCTACGCTCAGCAAACAGTGCAAGACGCTGGAGAGCAACGACTTCTACTGA
- the tty gene encoding tweety isoform X1: MGASGVSDEYTPPRLSRLLHALPHINVTLHRVNDTFAPDSPVYLESLGILGSIPGAWLILTLTVLLIYLLTRCCDRKQRPPRSITALKITLMILSVLCCGAIGVGLFGNDDLHNAMLQSIQAGNQLAALVNTVKNQSSILEEAMGSRARAPLARLADALDAPVANQTALGTLLRALSTLRNNASAAASAADNLRRPLAALNLDAFMKRAWVWELGRWAGGMAGWCCGGVVCVALLAAAARRSRRALLLLCVGALGALVACWLAGALLAAGAVAAADACQDPAAALANYAPHKLPLDMVHYYLSCKVSRENILTAELRNAQRAVVAVRQALAVLARGAPQLFNDPGLQPALGALGAGTGEAERALVSLSGALECRMARAYFVAGARAACDAGLQALSLQLLAAIAAGFLFTAIVLVDSHAWIYINTKRAGTGEEQAPFLSSGGSSACSRTLPRPAPFPNGKPPSYSAAVQLCDLGERERPRVYSSVRMSGSATLGRGAHAHGGGAELGGAATLGRHNGKYATLSKQCKTLESNDFY; encoded by the exons ATGGGCGCTTCGGGCGTGTCTGACGAGTACACGCCGCCGCGGCTGTCCCGGCTGCTGCATGCGCTGCCGCACATTAACGTGACGCTTCATCGCGTCAATGACACCTTCGCGCCGGACTCCCCCGTCTACCTGGAG AGCCTGGGCATCCTTGGCTCGATCCCGGGAGCGTGGCTCATCCTCACTCTGACCGTGCTGCTCATCTACCTCCTCACGCGATGTTGCGACCGCAAGCAGCGCCCGCCCAGGAGTATCACTGCTCTCAAG ATAACGCTGATGATTCTGTCGGTGCTGTGTTGCGGAGCGATCGGCGTGGGCCTCTTCGGCAACGATGACCTCCACAACGCGATGCTACAGAGCATCCAGGCCGGGAACCAGCTGGCGGCGCTAGTCAATACCGTCAAGAACCAG TCGAGTATCCTGGAGGAAGCCATGGGGTCCCGAGCGCGCGCGCCATTGGCCCGCTTGGCTGATGCGTTGGACGCGCCGGTCGCCAACCAGACGGCATTGGGCACGTTGCTCCGCGCGTTGTCCACGTTGCGGAACAATGCATCCGCGGCTGCTTCCGCCGCCGACAACTTGAGGAGGCCGCTCGCTGCACTCAACCTGGACGCTTTTATGAAG CGAGCGTGGGTGTGGGAGCTGGGCCGCTGGGCGGGCGGCATGGCGGGCTGGTGCTGCGGCGGCGTGGTGTGCGTGGCGctgctggccgccgccgcgcgtcGCTCGCgccgcgcgctgctgctgctgtgt GTGGGCGCACTGGGCGCCCTGGTGGCGTGCTGGCTGGCGGGGGCGCTGCTGGCAGCGGGGGCTGTGGCCGCGGCCGACGCGTGCCAGGACCCCGCCGCCGCGCTCGCCAACTACGCGCCGCATAAGCTGCCGCTTGAC ATGGTGCACTACTACTTGTCGTGCAAGGTGTCCCGCGAGAACATCCTGACGGCGGAGTTACGCAACGCGCAGCGCGCCGTGGTCGCCGTGCGGCAAGCACTGGCCGTGCTGGCACGGGGCGCGCCGCAGCTGTTCAACGACCCAG GACTGCAGCCGGCGCTGGGCGCGCTGGGCGCGGGCACGGGCGAGGCGGAGCGCGCGCTCGTGTCCCTCAGCGGAGCCCTGGAGTGCCGCATGGCGCGTGCGTACTTCgtcgccggcgcgcgcgccgcctgcgACGCCGGCCTGCAG GCGCTGTCGCTTCAACTGCTGGCTGCGATTGCAGCTGGGTTCCTCTTCACAGCCATTGTGCTAGTCGATTCTCACGCTTGGATATACATTAACACCAA GCGAGCAGGCACCGGCGAGGAGCAAGCGCCGTTCCTATCAAGCGGCGGCAGCAGCGCGTGCAGTCGCACCCTCCCCCGCCCCGCGCCCTTCCCCAACGGCAAGCCGCCCAGCTACAGCGCCGCCGTGCAGCTGTGCGACCTCGGCGAGCGCGAGCGGCCCCG TGTTTATTCCAGCGTCCGTATGTCGGGTTCGGCGACGCTGGGGCgcggcgcgcacgcgcacggCGGGGGAGCGGAGCTGGGCGGCGCGGCGACGCTGGGCCGCCATAACGGGAAATACGCTACGCTCAGCAAACAGTGCAAGACGCTGGAGAGCAACGACTTCTACTGA